The following coding sequences are from one Bradyrhizobium sp. WSM471 window:
- a CDS encoding acyl-CoA desaturase, which produces MSPNASADDQHDDIMYPSALPFLLVHLGCIAAIWTGVTWQAIAICASLYVVRMFAIGAGYHRYFSHRAFATGRVFQFILAWLAQSTAQKSVLWWAAKHRHHHLHSDTEDDVHSPRHRGFLYSHLGWIFYRQHDGTDLVKVGDFAAYPELMWLHRLELLPAVTLAALCFLVGGWSGLVVGFLWSTVLVYHATFCINSLAHVHGRKRYVTGDDSRNNWLLALFTLGEGWHNNHHAYQSSVRQGFRWWEIDVTYYILKVLSWFGIVWNMKSPPEQVLRNEQPLGARVINRAGRELAGRFDAQTLAHAISSALRRADLAQLQLPTLHDILSRAHEGVDALTHLHLPKIPTREEFLAEAKAMFARTRSLNEIVDYAYEHFMESVRAQLATAR; this is translated from the coding sequence ATGTCGCCCAACGCCTCCGCCGACGACCAACACGACGACATCATGTATCCCTCCGCCCTGCCATTCCTGCTGGTCCATCTCGGCTGCATTGCGGCGATCTGGACCGGCGTGACCTGGCAGGCCATCGCGATCTGCGCCTCGCTGTATGTCGTCCGCATGTTTGCGATCGGAGCGGGCTACCACCGCTATTTCTCCCATCGGGCTTTCGCGACCGGCCGGGTGTTTCAATTCATCCTGGCCTGGCTTGCGCAAAGCACCGCGCAGAAAAGCGTTTTGTGGTGGGCGGCCAAGCATCGGCATCATCATCTGCATTCCGATACCGAAGACGACGTGCATTCGCCGCGTCATCGGGGCTTCCTCTACAGTCATCTCGGCTGGATTTTCTACCGGCAGCACGATGGCACCGACCTCGTGAAGGTCGGCGATTTCGCCGCCTATCCGGAGCTGATGTGGCTGCATCGCCTCGAACTCCTCCCAGCCGTCACGCTGGCTGCGCTCTGCTTCCTGGTTGGCGGATGGTCCGGTCTTGTCGTCGGCTTCCTGTGGAGCACCGTGCTGGTCTATCACGCGACCTTCTGCATCAATTCCCTCGCCCACGTGCATGGACGCAAGCGGTACGTGACCGGCGATGATTCACGCAACAATTGGCTGCTGGCCTTGTTCACCCTCGGTGAGGGCTGGCACAACAATCACCACGCCTACCAGAGCAGCGTGCGGCAGGGTTTTCGCTGGTGGGAAATCGACGTCACCTATTACATCCTGAAGGTGCTGTCCTGGTTCGGCATCGTCTGGAACATGAAGTCGCCGCCCGAGCAGGTGCTGCGCAACGAGCAGCCGCTCGGCGCACGCGTCATCAACCGCGCGGGCCGCGAGCTTGCTGGACGGTTCGATGCGCAGACCCTGGCGCACGCGATCTCGTCGGCGCTACGCCGAGCCGATTTGGCCCAATTGCAACTGCCGACGCTGCACGACATCCTCAGTCGCGCGCACGAAGGCGTCGATGCACTGACGCATCTGCATTTGCCGAAGATTCCGACCCGCGAGGAGTTTCTCGCCGAGGCCAAGGCGATGTTCGCGCGCACGCGATCGCTCAACGAGATCGTGGACTACGCCTACGAACACTTCATGGAGTCGGTTCGCGCGCAGCTCGCCACGGCGCGCTGA
- a CDS encoding DUF2231 domain-containing protein, which yields MSINPKSTAAIGDHPLHPMIIPFPVAFLVGAPIADLAFIGTGDGFWARAAIWLIGAGIVMALVAAVAGFTDFFSDARIRSLNDAWYHMVGNLVAVVLAAINFYLRYAQGAEAAVKPWGVVLSLIVVGILLFTGWKGWEMVYRHHVAVLDAPGQTSSKPVTPHHGGESRRRAA from the coding sequence ATGAGCATCAACCCCAAGTCGACCGCCGCCATCGGCGATCATCCGCTCCACCCCATGATCATCCCGTTCCCCGTCGCCTTCCTGGTCGGCGCGCCCATCGCCGATCTCGCCTTCATCGGAACCGGTGACGGCTTCTGGGCCAGAGCCGCGATTTGGCTGATCGGCGCCGGCATCGTCATGGCGCTCGTTGCCGCCGTGGCCGGCTTCACCGACTTCTTCAGCGACGCCCGTATCCGCAGCCTCAACGATGCCTGGTATCACATGGTCGGCAATCTCGTGGCGGTCGTGCTCGCCGCAATCAATTTCTACCTCCGCTACGCGCAAGGCGCGGAGGCTGCGGTCAAGCCGTGGGGCGTGGTGCTCTCGCTGATCGTGGTCGGCATCCTCCTGTTCACGGGATGGAAGGGCTGGGAAATGGTCTACCGGCATCATGTCGCGGTACTGGACGCACCGGGCCAGACCAGTTCGAAGCCAGTCACGCCGCATCATGGCGGCGAGAGCCGCCGCCGCGCCGCCTGA
- the tolQ gene encoding protein TolQ: protein MNPADVAQSALPVAASADVSLIALFWQAHWIVKAVMLGLLACSVWVWAIAIDKIFLFARTRRSMDRFEQAFWSGESIEDLYRTLSAKPTHSMAACFVAAMREWKRSFESQARSVAGLQMRIDKVMNVSIAREVERLERRLLVLATVGSAGPFVGLFGTVWGIMSSFQSIAASKNTSLAVVAPGIAEALFATAVGLIAAIPATIFYNKFTSEVNRQAQRLEGFADEFSAILSRQIDERG from the coding sequence ATGAATCCGGCCGACGTGGCTCAGTCAGCCCTTCCGGTTGCCGCTTCCGCGGACGTGTCGCTGATCGCGCTGTTCTGGCAGGCTCACTGGATCGTGAAAGCGGTGATGCTGGGGCTTCTCGCCTGCTCGGTCTGGGTCTGGGCGATCGCCATCGACAAGATCTTCCTGTTTGCCCGCACCCGCCGCTCGATGGACCGTTTCGAGCAGGCTTTCTGGTCCGGCGAGTCGATCGAGGACCTCTATCGCACGCTCTCGGCCAAGCCGACGCATTCCATGGCGGCCTGCTTCGTCGCGGCGATGCGCGAGTGGAAGCGTTCGTTCGAGAGCCAGGCCCGCTCGGTCGCGGGCCTTCAGATGCGCATCGACAAGGTCATGAATGTCTCGATTGCCCGCGAGGTCGAGCGGCTGGAACGCCGGCTGCTGGTGCTCGCCACCGTCGGCTCCGCAGGCCCCTTCGTCGGCCTGTTCGGCACCGTTTGGGGCATCATGTCGAGCTTCCAGTCGATCGCGGCGTCGAAAAATACCTCTCTGGCGGTGGTGGCCCCCGGCATCGCGGAGGCGCTGTTTGCGACCGCCGTCGGCCTTATCGCCGCCATTCCTGCCACTATTTTCTACAATAAGTTCACCTCCGAGGTGAACCGGCAGGCCCAGCGGCTCGAAGGCTTCGCCGATGAATTTTCAGCCATCCTGTCGCGCCAGATCGACGAGCGGGGGTGA
- the tolR gene encoding protein TolR, which produces MGMNVASSSGGGGRRGRRKPVVAEINVTPMVDVMLVLLIIFMVSAPMLTVGVPLDLPQTQAKSLENNDQKPIQMSVDIKGKVFINDAEIAINDLIPKLKAITDARGGLEERIYLRADKKADYGTVAKVMGQLSGAGFKKLALVTEADQG; this is translated from the coding sequence ATGGGCATGAACGTTGCGAGTTCGTCCGGAGGCGGTGGGCGCCGTGGCCGGCGCAAGCCGGTCGTGGCCGAGATCAACGTCACGCCGATGGTGGACGTGATGCTGGTGCTGCTCATCATCTTCATGGTGTCGGCGCCGATGCTGACGGTCGGCGTGCCGCTCGACCTGCCGCAGACCCAGGCCAAGAGCCTCGAAAACAACGACCAGAAGCCGATCCAGATGTCGGTCGACATCAAGGGCAAGGTGTTCATCAACGACGCCGAGATCGCGATCAACGACCTGATCCCGAAGCTGAAGGCGATCACGGATGCGCGCGGCGGGCTCGAGGAACGCATCTATCTGCGTGCCGACAAGAAGGCGGATTACGGGACGGTGGCCAAGGTCATGGGACAGTTATCCGGCGCAGGCTTCAAGAAGCTGGCGCTCGTCACGGAAGCGGATCAGGGGTAG
- a CDS encoding DUF2852 domain-containing protein: MAYTADVNRWRGPSDQHYERPHMLNTPWHPGWIAVTIVGFIIWWPIGLALLFFTLGSRRMSCWSNQDRWQNKMERMQYKMDRMRGRMERHGFGFGFGPPSSGNRAFDEYRTETLQRLEEEQVEFKNFLDRLRHAKDKEEFDQFMAQHKTRPTPPPTDQQQG; encoded by the coding sequence ATGGCCTACACCGCTGATGTCAATCGATGGCGCGGCCCTTCGGACCAACACTACGAGCGCCCCCACATGCTCAATACGCCCTGGCATCCCGGCTGGATCGCCGTGACCATCGTCGGCTTCATCATCTGGTGGCCGATCGGACTCGCCCTTCTCTTTTTCACACTCGGGAGCAGAAGAATGTCGTGCTGGAGCAACCAGGATCGCTGGCAGAACAAGATGGAGCGGATGCAGTACAAGATGGATCGTATGCGCGGCCGCATGGAGCGCCACGGTTTCGGCTTTGGCTTCGGCCCGCCCTCGAGCGGCAACCGCGCCTTTGACGAGTACCGCACCGAGACACTGCAGCGGCTCGAGGAAGAGCAGGTCGAGTTCAAGAATTTCCTCGACCGTCTGCGTCACGCCAAGGACAAGGAAGAGTTCGACCAGTTCATGGCGCAACACAAGACGCGCCCGACCCCGCCGCCGACCGACCAGCAGCAGGGTTGA
- a CDS encoding TetR/AcrR family transcriptional regulator, translating to MSWRKETRRAERGYHHGNLKEALLQAALGLIAEKGAAGFTFADAARMAGVSAAAPYRHFRDREELLSSIAQRGFEQFESRLTAAWDDGRPDTVTAFERVGRAYLAFAREEPAFYNAMFESGVPVDSNPALQAASERAFNIIRAAAERLAALAPPGTPRPPAMMMALHIWSMAHGVASLFSRGDAARRKLPMSPDELLEAEVLIYLRGLGFPTDRRPPGKSAEPPPVPPEASSGSGVPPGGPWGKPK from the coding sequence ATGAGCTGGCGCAAGGAGACGCGCCGCGCCGAGCGCGGCTATCACCACGGCAATCTGAAGGAAGCCCTGTTGCAGGCCGCCCTCGGGCTGATCGCCGAGAAGGGCGCGGCCGGCTTCACCTTTGCCGATGCCGCGCGCATGGCCGGCGTCAGTGCGGCGGCGCCGTACCGGCATTTTCGCGACCGTGAAGAACTGCTGTCCTCGATCGCGCAGCGCGGCTTCGAGCAGTTTGAATCGCGCCTGACCGCGGCCTGGGACGACGGACGGCCCGACACCGTCACGGCGTTCGAGCGTGTCGGCAGGGCCTATCTCGCCTTCGCCCGCGAGGAGCCCGCGTTCTACAACGCGATGTTCGAATCGGGCGTGCCGGTGGATTCCAATCCGGCGCTCCAGGCCGCCAGTGAGCGTGCTTTCAACATCATTCGTGCTGCGGCGGAGCGGCTTGCCGCGCTGGCGCCGCCGGGCACGCCGCGGCCTCCGGCGATGATGATGGCGCTGCACATCTGGTCGATGGCGCATGGCGTGGCCTCGCTGTTCTCCCGCGGTGACGCCGCGCGTCGAAAGCTGCCGATGTCGCCGGACGAGCTGCTCGAAGCCGAGGTGCTGATCTATCTGCGCGGTCTCGGCTTCCCGACCGATCGCCGTCCTCCGGGGAAAAGCGCCGAGCCGCCGCCGGTGCCACCGGAGGCATCCTCCGGTTCAGGCGTGCCGCCCGGTGGTCCCTGGGGGAAGCCGAAATAA
- a CDS encoding DapH/DapD/GlmU-related protein, with the protein MTEAAMMASETLWQKIRDEAQRAAAADPIFGRTLGGLIFAHDDFTAALSDLIGRRLGDSAAERGRFTTFSRDAFNGQPDLIEAAGRDLQAIVLRDPAITGLLAPLLHFKGYVALQAWRVSNWLWHHDHRDAALLFQNEASNVLQVSIHPAASLGSSVYLDHATGIVIGADVVIGDEATILQNVSIGRGTELPARSPRIGRGVFIGSGATILGNVRIGDFAKIGAGTVVTCDVPPGCTAVGNPARLTNCPEPASAA; encoded by the coding sequence ATGACGGAAGCGGCGATGATGGCGAGCGAAACCCTTTGGCAGAAGATCCGCGACGAGGCGCAGCGCGCAGCGGCAGCCGACCCCATATTCGGCCGGACTCTTGGCGGCCTCATCTTCGCCCATGACGATTTTACCGCCGCACTATCCGACCTGATCGGACGGCGGCTTGGCGACAGCGCGGCCGAACGCGGGCGCTTCACGACATTTTCCCGCGACGCCTTCAATGGCCAGCCCGATCTGATCGAGGCGGCCGGCCGCGACTTGCAAGCCATCGTGCTCCGCGATCCCGCCATCACCGGACTGTTGGCGCCGCTGCTGCATTTCAAGGGCTACGTCGCCTTGCAGGCCTGGCGCGTCTCGAACTGGCTCTGGCATCACGACCATCGCGACGCGGCGCTGCTGTTTCAGAACGAGGCCTCGAACGTCCTGCAGGTCAGCATTCATCCGGCGGCGAGCTTGGGATCATCGGTGTATCTCGACCACGCCACCGGCATCGTGATCGGCGCCGATGTGGTGATCGGCGACGAGGCCACCATCCTTCAGAACGTCAGCATCGGTCGCGGCACGGAACTGCCGGCGCGCTCGCCTCGCATTGGTCGCGGCGTGTTCATCGGCTCCGGCGCGACAATTCTCGGCAACGTCAGGATCGGCGATTTTGCAAAGATCGGCGCCGGGACCGTCGTGACGTGCGACGTGCCCCCGGGCTGTACCGCAGTCGGCAATCCGGCGCGGCTGACCAATTGCCCCGAACCCGCCTCGGCGGCCTGA